The region TGCTGGAGCAGCAGTTCGGGTTCGTAGAGCACGGTCCACCCGTCGTCGATGGCCCGCCAGGCCATGTCCGTCTCCTCGTGAGCGAAGAAGAACTCGGCGGGCCAGTCCCCGATCCGGGCGAGCATCGGCATGGACAGCGCGTGTCCGCCGCCGAGGAACCCGGTGACCGGACCGCCCCGCATCGGGTCCTTGGCCCCGACCCGGGGCACATGCCGGCGTTGGGTCTCCCCGTTCTCGTCGGCGATGCGGAAGCCGACGATGCCCAGGTGCGGATCGGCGGCGTACAGGTCCCGCACCTTGCGCAGCACATCCGCGTCGACCAGGAGTCCGTCGTCGTCCAGTTCGACGACGACGTCCACGTCCGCGAACTCCCTGAGCCGGGCGAGGCCCACGTTGCGCCCGCCCGGGCAGCCGAGGTTCTCGTCGACCTCGATGCCGGTCACCTCACCGGGCAGTCCCAGCCGCTCGGCGAACTCGGGCAGGGGACACCCGTTCCCCACGATCACGATCCGCGCGGGCGCGACGTCCTGCTTGGCCACCGAGGTGAGCAGCGCGTCGACCTCGTCGGGCCGGTTCCCCATGGTCACGACGGCAACGGCGATCCGAGGCCCTTCCGACACGACACCACTCCATCCCAGGCCGACAACTCTGCCCGCGATGCTAGCTGTTAACCCTGGGGCTCCCTCAGGTACGCTGCGTTTCCTCGCGCTCTCCGCATTTACTCACGTCGTACGAGGCCTTTTGCGCCGTACGAAGCTCTTTGCGCCGTACGAACTTCAGTCCCGACCAGTCCTCCCCCAGCGCGGCCACCTTCACGTCGACCACCCCGAGCGGCAGGAAGAGCTCACGCAGGGCGTTCTCGGTGATGTCGCTGCGGTGCCCGGCCGCCTTGCGGGGCCAGGCGATCCAGAGCATCGCGTGATCGGCGAGGCCGTCCACCAGCGCCGGAGCCTCGGCGACCAGTTCCCCCAACGACCGATGGAAGACGACGGCGACATCGGCACCCGCGGCTCCGTCGCCCCCATCGCCCCCATCGCCCCCGGACACGACACACCCATCCGGCAGTCCGGGGATCTCCCACCCCTCGGGCCGGTGCACCAGCCGTACCCGCTGCCCGGCCTTGACGCCGATCTTCTTGGCGAGCGGCGTACCGGAGTACCCGCCGCCGGCCGTACGGGACGTACTCACACCCGGCCCCCTTCCCACCCCTGCCTTCCGCGCGGTCAGGGGCGAACCTGCTCGGGAACCTACTCGGCGCGGGGGCCACGGCACGGGGTGCGCGCCCGGAGTCTCGTCAACTCTCACCGACTCTTACCGACTCATGTCGGCTCTTACCGGACGCACACCCGCACACCCGCGCGGCCTCAGGCGGCGTACGCGCCCCGCACCTCGAAACGCTCGGCGGACGGCGGGGCGGCCAGCCAGTCCTTCAGGCCCGCCTGGAACTCACGGAACTCCTGGATCGCGGAAAGCGGATTCTCGATCCCGTCCGCGATCTCCAGTTCCGCGAGGTAGGTGACTCCGTCGGGGAGCCGTTACGAGGCGTGGCGCACGCCCTGGGCCGCGCGGCCTCGATCGCGGTGAACATCTTCCGCAGCGCCGCTTCGAGCTCGTCGACACACTCGGGCCTCACCGTGGCACGCACCATCAGAACAGCCATGTCGTCATCTCCTTCTCGTCCCT is a window of Streptomyces mirabilis DNA encoding:
- a CDS encoding glycosyltransferase family 2 protein, which encodes MSEGPRIAVAVVTMGNRPDEVDALLTSVAKQDVAPARIVIVGNGCPLPEFAERLGLPGEVTGIEVDENLGCPGGRNVGLARLREFADVDVVVELDDDGLLVDADVLRKVRDLYAADPHLGIVGFRIADENGETQRRHVPRVGAKDPMRGGPVTGFLGGGHALSMPMLARIGDWPAEFFFAHEETDMAWRAIDDGWTVLYEPELLLQHPKTSPARHAIYYRVTARNRVWLTRRRLPLPLIPVHLGIWMLLTLARTRSLGGLRAWFGGFAEGLRQSGGERRPMRWRTVWRLTRLGRPPVI
- a CDS encoding DUF3052 domain-containing protein, whose protein sequence is MSTSRTAGGGYSGTPLAKKIGVKAGQRVRLVHRPEGWEIPGLPDGCVVSGGDGGDGGDGAAGADVAVVFHRSLGELVAEAPALVDGLADHAMLWIAWPRKAAGHRSDITENALRELFLPLGVVDVKVAALGEDWSGLKFVRRKELRTAQKASYDVSKCGEREETQRT